A segment of the Anaerolineae bacterium genome:
CATGGTTCCGTGGGGTGGGGTGCGGGACGCGGTCGGACGCGCATCCCGCACCCTGGGCATCCGTTATTCCTCTACCGGCTCAAACATGTCCTTGGCGGCGCCGCACTCAGGGCAGACCCAATCATCGGGCAGGTCTTCGAAGGGGGTGCCGGGGGCGATGCCGGCTTCGGGGTCCCCTTTCGCCGGGTCATAGATATAGCCGCAGGCCAGGCATTCCCATTTCTTCATGTGTGCATCCTCCTGTTGTGATGGACGGGCGGTCTAGAACAAGCGGAACTTCTCTTTCTTGGCCTTGCAGACCGGGCAGACATCCGGCGGTTCCCCGTAGCCGGTATAGCCGCACACACTGCAGATGAAGATGTCGCGCGGCTCGATGTCTTTGCCGGCCTCCACCGCCTGCTTGGCCTCGGTGTACAGCGCGGCATGGATCTTCTCCGCTTCCAGCGCATACGTGGTACTCACCACGGCACCCTTCTCGTCCTGCGATTCCGCCACCACCCGATAGGCGGGATACATCTCTTCCACCTCGAAGGTCTCGCCGTCAATGGCGGTCTGGAGGTTGTTGGTGGAATGCCCAATGCCCCCCAGCACCCGCAGGTGGTTGGTCGCATGGACCCGTTCGGCATAGGCGATGGCCTCAAACAGTCGGGCGACGTTGTTGAAGCCCTCTTCCCGGGCCTTATCGGCGAAGATGGAGTACTTCATGTGGGCCATGCTCTCGCCGGCGAAGGCCGCTTCCAGATTGGATTTGGTCATCTTGCGCATACGCTTACCTCCTGTGCAATGTGTGAAATGCCTTCCTCCCCCTTCCGAAGCGCCCGAGTGCCTGTCGGGTTATCCCTCAAAGAACGGCTTCTCCGAGTCCTGGAAGTACCAGATCCCGCTGTCCGTCAGGAAATGCAGGGTGTTCTGGATGAGTTCATAATGCTGGCTCTCCTGATCCGCCAGGAAGCGGAAAACCTCCTGTGCGTTGCGGTCCGTACTGCGTTGTGCCGCATCGGAATACATGTGATAGCCCTTCTGCTCGAAATCCAGGGCAATGCGCAGAGCGGCTTCGTCGTCCGTGGCGGCTTCCAGCATGCGCTGTACCTGGCGCTTATCGGGGAAGAGTTGGAGGGAGGGAT
Coding sequences within it:
- a CDS encoding rubredoxin, translated to MKKWECLACGYIYDPAKGDPEAGIAPGTPFEDLPDDWVCPECGAAKDMFEPVEE
- a CDS encoding ferritin family protein, whose amino-acid sequence is MQLQDALDILIRAMVNEQDGYDFYVAAAGRVSDPKGKKMFMSLANDELGHLHIIKAEYDKVTAGGGFVDLDEARRSLPPDPSLQLFPDKRQVQRMLEAATDDEAALRIALDFEQKGYHMYSDAAQRSTDRNAQEVFRFLADQESQHYELIQNTLHFLTDSGIWYFQDSEKPFFEG
- a CDS encoding rubrerythrin family protein, producing the protein MRKMTKSNLEAAFAGESMAHMKYSIFADKAREEGFNNVARLFEAIAYAERVHATNHLRVLGGIGHSTNNLQTAIDGETFEVEEMYPAYRVVAESQDEKGAVVSTTYALEAEKIHAALYTEAKQAVEAGKDIEPRDIFICSVCGYTGYGEPPDVCPVCKAKKEKFRLF